The following proteins are co-located in the uncultured Draconibacterium sp. genome:
- a CDS encoding cytochrome c biogenesis protein CcdA, translated as MRRILFTFTLLVAAVIANAQIVNPVNWSFSQKQISANEFELILTAEIENGWHLYSTDLPEGGPIKTSFNFENLENVELIGEVNASKESIETFDNSFQMNLRYFEGEVVFTQKVKVNGTGKVSGYLEFMSCNDETCTPPMDEEFSFELEGETAQVKETSTPEKAGSDRNYWSIFFIAFLGGMAALLTPCVFPMIPMTVSFFTKQSKTKAAGIRNGIWYGVSIIIIYVILGTVVTAVFGAESLNSLSTNPWFNLFFALLLFVFAFSFMGAFEIVLPSSWVNAVDKKADKGGLLGIFFMAFALALVSFSCTGPIVGALIVEAARSGGMAPVVGMLGFSSALAIPFALFAAFPGWLNSLPKSGGWLNSVKVVLGFLEFAFAFKFLSIADMVLDLRIIEREEFFAIWIAIFIGLALYLWGKIRLPHDSPMTHLPVSRFVLGTVVFAFVIYMIPGLWGAPVKLISGFPPPVDYAESPLGVGKSQPAGFVTDGHTTGTMALGIHTGPHGIPLFDDYDKALAYAKETGKPLLIDFTGKGCTNCRKMEDNVWVDQEVKNMFLEEYVIVSLYVDLREKLPEDEQFISETTGKKIRTVGNKWTDFQISRYNRNTQPYYVIVDHTEKELVDGYSYNSDPRSFADWLKTGVEAFKE; from the coding sequence ATGAGACGTATACTATTTACTTTCACCTTGCTGGTAGCTGCTGTAATTGCAAACGCACAAATTGTAAATCCTGTAAATTGGAGTTTTTCGCAGAAGCAAATTTCAGCGAATGAGTTTGAGCTTATTTTAACTGCCGAAATTGAAAACGGATGGCACTTGTATTCCACCGATCTTCCGGAAGGCGGACCAATTAAAACATCCTTTAACTTCGAGAATCTTGAAAATGTCGAGTTAATTGGCGAGGTAAATGCCAGCAAAGAATCAATTGAAACATTTGATAATTCTTTTCAAATGAATTTGCGGTATTTTGAAGGAGAAGTTGTTTTTACCCAAAAAGTAAAAGTTAACGGAACCGGAAAAGTTTCAGGTTATCTGGAGTTTATGAGTTGTAACGACGAAACTTGTACTCCTCCAATGGATGAAGAATTCTCATTCGAATTAGAGGGCGAAACAGCACAGGTTAAAGAGACTTCTACTCCGGAAAAAGCTGGTTCCGACCGGAATTACTGGAGTATTTTCTTTATCGCTTTTCTTGGTGGAATGGCAGCTTTGTTGACACCATGTGTTTTTCCGATGATACCAATGACGGTGAGTTTTTTTACAAAACAGAGCAAAACTAAGGCTGCCGGAATTCGAAACGGAATTTGGTACGGTGTTTCAATTATAATAATATATGTAATATTAGGAACTGTTGTAACCGCAGTTTTTGGTGCCGAAAGTTTGAATAGTTTATCTACAAATCCATGGTTTAACCTGTTTTTCGCACTTTTACTTTTTGTTTTTGCTTTTTCGTTCATGGGGGCATTCGAAATTGTTTTACCCAGTAGTTGGGTAAATGCTGTGGATAAAAAAGCGGATAAAGGAGGCTTGTTGGGCATCTTTTTTATGGCATTTGCCTTGGCATTGGTTTCATTTTCGTGTACCGGACCAATTGTTGGTGCCCTAATTGTTGAGGCGGCACGCAGTGGTGGAATGGCACCGGTAGTGGGTATGTTGGGATTCTCTTCTGCTCTTGCAATTCCTTTTGCTTTATTTGCTGCTTTCCCCGGTTGGCTAAACAGTTTGCCAAAATCTGGTGGCTGGTTGAACTCGGTTAAAGTGGTGCTTGGTTTTCTTGAATTTGCATTTGCGTTTAAATTCCTTTCCATTGCCGATATGGTTCTTGATCTTCGAATTATCGAGCGTGAAGAATTTTTTGCCATCTGGATTGCCATATTTATCGGACTCGCACTTTATTTATGGGGTAAGATTAGATTACCGCATGATTCACCAATGACACATTTACCAGTTTCGCGTTTTGTGTTGGGAACGGTAGTTTTTGCGTTTGTAATTTATATGATTCCCGGATTATGGGGGGCACCTGTTAAGTTAATCAGTGGTTTCCCTCCTCCTGTTGATTATGCAGAATCGCCATTGGGCGTGGGTAAATCGCAACCTGCTGGTTTCGTAACCGATGGTCATACCACGGGAACAATGGCGCTGGGTATACACACCGGGCCACATGGAATACCTTTGTTTGATGATTATGACAAGGCACTGGCCTATGCAAAAGAAACAGGTAAACCGTTACTTATCGACTTTACCGGTAAGGGGTGTACCAATTGCCGAAAAATGGAAGACAATGTGTGGGTTGATCAGGAAGTTAAAAATATGTTTCTGGAAGAATACGTGATCGTTTCATTGTATGTTGATTTGCGTGAGAAACTTCCGGAAGATGAGCAGTTTATCTCAGAGACAACCGGTAAGAAAATTCGTACGGTAGGAAATAAATGGACCGACTTTCAGATTTCGAGGTACAATAGAAATACACAACCTTATTATGTAATAGTTGATCACACCGAAAAAGAGTTGGTCGATGGTTACAGTTATAACTCCGATCCAAGAAGTTTTGCCGATTGGTTAAAGACGGGAGTTGAGGCATTTAAAGAGTAA
- a CDS encoding insulinase family protein, which yields MKRNLFTLLAILCVAPFISFAQGMLDQPVPVDAAVRMGKLANGMTYFIRHNEEPKERVSFYMIQNVGALLEEDNQNGLAHFLEHMAFNGTENYPEKGFLDYLEKNGVAFGRNINAYTSFNETVYNLSDVPSTREGLIDSCLLVLHDWSDFLLLTDEEIDAERGVISEEWRTRRNASFRMRSVWFPVVFEGSKWAERDIIGDLDIIKNFEPETLRKFYHDWYRTDLQAIAVVGDIDVDQVEVKIQEMFSKIPAVENENPRPVFEIPEHDETKFVLATDKEATNSSIQIMIKHKATAPADKNIGYLRDDYIANLFNQMTRDRIQELLQKGNPPFINGGVSVGGFVRGYDAAYITATANPNMEDVGLKAIYTETQRLVRHGFTEGELNRAKVNLLTAMESAYKQRDKISNDQYVSGIQEYFLTGEPLTDAEFDWQFGQAILETISLVDVNAMATDMLVDKNRVILITGPEEGVTHLNETDALAILSEVEESEIEPYEDTAEAASLIEGELPGAEIVSVKTLDELNAVEWKLANNATVVFKKVDYEKDQVNLKAYSPGGTSLFSTDDLQTASMVATFMDAFGVGDFDAIALKKMLTGKKVGLSVNIGDLSEEFNGSSTPKDFETMMQLLYLQFSNPRFDQEAYEALKSRYVAYLSNMANNPKKIMSDSISLIVTDHNERTKLMSATMFDEISFEKMEELYNDRFTDVGDFTFFIVGNIEEEVAKEMAVKYIGSLADSPREEDWVDHNVNMPKGTTEKKIEVPLETEKANVNVFVRQEMDYTAESNLKLQILKEILNLRYTEEIREKEGGTYGVGLGAASRKFPTARKTLQMVFDADPEKADHLKSILFREIDKIVENGPTQVDLDKVVLNMKKNREQAKEHNKYWLNVLHDEYYYGFNTDAKENFDDIVDAMTIAQVHEFAKKFYTGADIVDIVFLPKKAE from the coding sequence ATGAAGAGAAACCTATTTACTTTATTGGCAATACTTTGTGTTGCACCTTTTATTTCTTTCGCACAAGGAATGTTAGATCAGCCGGTTCCGGTTGATGCTGCTGTTCGGATGGGCAAGTTAGCAAACGGAATGACTTATTTTATCCGTCACAACGAAGAGCCAAAAGAACGCGTTAGTTTTTATATGATTCAAAATGTTGGAGCCCTGCTCGAAGAGGACAATCAAAATGGATTGGCTCACTTTTTAGAGCATATGGCATTTAACGGTACTGAAAATTATCCGGAAAAAGGATTTTTAGATTACCTCGAAAAAAATGGCGTTGCATTCGGCCGAAATATTAATGCCTACACATCCTTTAACGAAACCGTTTATAACTTAAGCGATGTTCCGTCTACCCGTGAAGGATTAATCGACTCGTGCTTGCTGGTACTTCACGACTGGTCTGATTTTCTTCTTTTAACTGATGAAGAAATTGATGCAGAACGTGGCGTAATTTCGGAAGAGTGGAGAACTCGCCGCAATGCAAGTTTCAGAATGAGAAGCGTTTGGTTCCCGGTGGTTTTTGAAGGATCGAAATGGGCAGAACGTGATATTATCGGAGATTTAGACATTATTAAAAACTTCGAACCGGAAACATTAAGAAAGTTTTACCACGATTGGTACCGCACCGATTTGCAGGCAATTGCTGTAGTTGGCGACATTGATGTAGACCAGGTTGAAGTAAAAATTCAGGAAATGTTTTCTAAAATTCCGGCAGTGGAAAATGAAAATCCACGTCCTGTTTTTGAAATACCTGAACACGACGAAACAAAGTTTGTATTGGCAACCGACAAAGAAGCCACAAATTCGTCGATTCAAATTATGATCAAGCACAAAGCCACGGCTCCTGCAGATAAAAACATTGGCTATTTACGCGACGATTACATTGCCAATTTGTTTAATCAAATGACCCGCGACCGCATCCAGGAATTGCTTCAAAAAGGAAATCCACCATTTATAAACGGAGGCGTTTCCGTTGGAGGATTTGTTCGTGGTTACGATGCTGCTTATATTACTGCTACAGCCAATCCGAACATGGAAGATGTTGGCCTAAAGGCAATTTACACCGAAACACAACGTCTGGTTCGGCATGGTTTTACGGAAGGCGAACTAAACCGAGCAAAAGTAAACCTGCTTACCGCAATGGAAAGTGCTTACAAACAGCGCGACAAAATTTCAAACGACCAGTATGTGAGTGGTATTCAGGAATACTTCTTAACAGGCGAGCCTTTAACCGATGCTGAATTTGACTGGCAATTCGGGCAGGCAATTCTTGAGACCATTTCGTTGGTAGATGTAAATGCAATGGCAACAGATATGTTGGTTGATAAAAACCGGGTAATTCTGATAACCGGCCCCGAAGAAGGCGTAACACATTTAAATGAAACCGATGCTTTGGCGATACTTTCGGAAGTAGAAGAATCGGAAATTGAACCTTACGAAGATACTGCTGAAGCAGCTTCGTTAATTGAAGGAGAATTGCCGGGAGCCGAAATTGTGTCGGTAAAAACACTGGACGAGCTAAATGCCGTTGAATGGAAGCTGGCAAACAATGCAACTGTGGTTTTCAAAAAAGTTGATTACGAAAAAGATCAGGTTAACTTAAAAGCCTACAGTCCGGGCGGAACTTCGTTGTTTAGCACCGATGACTTACAAACCGCGAGTATGGTAGCTACATTTATGGATGCTTTTGGTGTTGGTGATTTTGATGCAATCGCGCTGAAAAAAATGCTGACAGGTAAAAAAGTAGGATTATCGGTAAACATAGGTGACCTTTCTGAAGAATTTAACGGTAGCAGCACCCCAAAAGATTTTGAGACAATGATGCAACTTTTGTACCTGCAGTTTTCAAATCCGCGTTTCGATCAGGAAGCCTACGAAGCTTTAAAAAGCCGTTATGTAGCCTATTTGTCTAACATGGCGAACAATCCGAAAAAGATTATGAGTGACTCGATTAGTTTGATTGTTACCGATCATAACGAACGCACAAAACTCATGAGTGCAACGATGTTTGATGAAATCTCATTTGAAAAAATGGAAGAACTGTATAACGATCGTTTTACCGATGTTGGCGACTTTACATTTTTTATTGTTGGAAATATTGAGGAAGAAGTTGCAAAAGAAATGGCTGTAAAATACATTGGCTCGCTAGCTGATTCGCCACGGGAAGAAGACTGGGTAGATCACAATGTGAATATGCCAAAAGGAACAACAGAGAAAAAAATTGAAGTTCCGCTGGAAACTGAAAAAGCCAATGTAAACGTGTTTGTACGCCAGGAAATGGATTACACCGCGGAAAGCAATCTGAAACTACAGATTTTAAAAGAAATTCTTAATTTACGCTACACTGAAGAAATTCGTGAAAAAGAGGGTGGTACTTACGGTGTTGGTTTGGGTGCTGCTTCACGCAAATTTCCAACAGCGCGAAAAACCCTTCAAATGGTATTTGATGCCGATCCTGAAAAAGCTGACCACCTGAAATCAATCCTTTTCAGAGAAATTGATAAGATTGTTGAAAACGGACCAACACAAGTTGATTTGGACAAAGTGGTTTTAAACATGAAGAAAAACCGCGAGCAAGCCAAAGAGCATAATAAATATTGGCTCAATGTTTTACACGACGAATATTATTACGGCTTTAACACCGATGCAAAAGAAAACTTCGATGATATTGTAGATGCTATGACAATTGCTCAGGTTCATGAATTTGCAAAGAAATTTTACACTGGTGCCGATATAGTTGATATCGTATTTTTACCGAAAAAAGCAGAATAA
- a CDS encoding helix-turn-helix transcriptional regulator, with protein sequence MKSKNLIFLFFLTIVTFQLRALEIKGTIRLQDDWQPVVYLASLNSPENLFVASPEFIIAETFIQPDGQFLIQTSGVPEDLRFYRLYLVKGDNSAVEFNTSTHRNYMHLLLDAKSEIEIDAEINNNTLTVNRITGSEDNIAILDFDREIAARKEQFKTDITTAKRDFLLLDIDRYIRSFIANAPNSLVGLYALYHIDEKDTDFLKNSEFYFDFEKQLETQYPNSFYSEKYGELLETLVGFREMVCEMPGVQPKWKDQLLIAEAILIVLLLVLVVLLLNKNRKVHLKHETTTQVSLHAGLTTKQQEILKLLANGKTNKEIATELFVELSTVKTHINNIYRQLNVSTRKEASRYYNSIQSEIKGV encoded by the coding sequence ATGAAATCCAAAAATCTGATCTTTCTTTTTTTTCTAACAATTGTAACTTTTCAGCTTCGGGCACTGGAGATTAAAGGAACTATTCGTTTGCAGGACGATTGGCAACCGGTGGTATACTTAGCCTCCCTAAACTCTCCTGAAAACTTGTTTGTTGCATCGCCTGAATTTATAATTGCAGAAACTTTTATTCAACCCGACGGGCAGTTCTTAATTCAAACATCGGGTGTGCCCGAAGATTTACGCTTTTACAGATTGTATTTGGTAAAAGGCGATAATTCCGCGGTAGAATTTAATACCAGCACGCACCGAAACTACATGCATCTTTTACTTGATGCAAAATCTGAAATTGAAATCGACGCTGAGATTAACAATAATACCTTAACTGTAAATCGAATAACAGGATCGGAAGATAACATTGCGATCCTGGATTTTGATAGAGAAATTGCAGCACGAAAAGAACAGTTTAAAACCGACATTACTACTGCCAAACGTGATTTCCTTCTACTGGATATTGATCGGTATATTCGAAGTTTTATTGCAAACGCACCCAATTCGTTAGTTGGCTTGTATGCACTTTATCACATCGATGAAAAGGATACTGACTTTTTAAAGAACAGTGAGTTTTATTTCGATTTTGAGAAACAACTGGAAACGCAATACCCCAATTCTTTTTATTCCGAAAAGTACGGCGAATTGCTTGAAACCTTAGTTGGGTTTCGCGAAATGGTTTGTGAAATGCCCGGAGTGCAGCCCAAATGGAAAGACCAACTCTTAATTGCAGAAGCCATTTTAATTGTTTTGCTTTTGGTGCTTGTTGTGCTATTGTTGAATAAGAATAGAAAAGTTCATTTGAAGCACGAAACAACAACTCAGGTAAGTTTACATGCCGGTTTAACCACAAAACAACAGGAAATTCTGAAGCTTTTAGCCAATGGAAAAACCAACAAGGAAATTGCAACGGAACTTTTTGTTGAATTAAGTACGGTTAAAACCCATATTAATAACATTTACAGGCAGTTAAATGTGAGTACCCGCAAAGAAGCTTCCCGCTATTACAATTCGATTCAATCTGAAATAAAGGGGGTCTAG